The Candidatus Woesearchaeota archaeon genome has a window encoding:
- a CDS encoding DUF4346 domain-containing protein, which produces MNKKIPIKKIIAEKNPTEWIMDKKGYFLIDPRPKEGIIYAHHYTKEKKYDISIEGKDAESIYYTILREALVSTLMHAAYLGSELQKAEQFILSNQGTYVQDKPIQFPDNNEK; this is translated from the coding sequence AAATTATTGCAGAAAAGAATCCTACTGAATGGATTATGGATAAAAAAGGCTATTTTCTTATCGATCCACGACCAAAAGAAGGTATTATTTATGCTCACCATTATACTAAAGAAAAAAAATATGATATTTCCATTGAAGGTAAAGACGCTGAAAGCATATATTATACTATTCTTCGAGAAGCATTAGTAAGTACACTCATGCATGCAGCTTATTTAGGCAGTGAACTCCAAAAAGCTGAACAATTTATTCTGAGCAATCAAGGAACCTACGTGCAAGATAAGCCCATTCAATTTCCCGATAACAATGAAAAGTAA
- a CDS encoding U32 family peptidase C-terminal domain-containing protein, with protein MKSKQTPELLMPAGDLEKAKFAFAFGADAVYAGVPLFSLRTKENKFNIDEIKEIIDYAHNLNKKVYVTTNIYPHNEKLEPFFAAIKELVKLGPDAFIVSDPGVIHHFRTTYPQVYLHLSVQQNNVNWASAQFWGSQGIKRIILARELTLDEIKTIVEKNPDMEFEAFVHGEMCIAYSGRCLLSNYLTGRDANQGACAQSCRWQYKVLEENLRPGEYHDAYEDENGTYIMNSKDLCAIEYLKELADIDICSFKVAGRNKGVNYVAIVAKTYRQAIDKLAKEETPDYESLIKELESVGNRGFIPGFLKGRPEEQGQRYDKNTMLQTHVFTGILTNYNKETKEATFLAKNKTDVGDTIQIITPTQTITHTITEMKNSEEQPITSIAPGAGKFTITLQEDQNIDSDFCIARRAGKQKRKE; from the coding sequence ATGAAAAGTAAACAGACGCCTGAACTGCTCATGCCAGCGGGCGATTTAGAAAAGGCAAAGTTTGCATTTGCTTTTGGTGCAGATGCCGTTTATGCAGGCGTACCACTCTTCTCGCTACGTACTAAAGAAAATAAGTTCAATATTGATGAAATCAAAGAAATTATTGACTATGCTCACAATCTGAACAAAAAAGTATATGTGACAACTAATATTTATCCTCATAACGAAAAATTAGAACCGTTTTTTGCAGCAATTAAAGAATTAGTAAAACTTGGTCCTGACGCATTCATTGTAAGTGACCCTGGAGTTATCCATCACTTTAGAACAACGTATCCACAGGTCTATTTACATCTCTCAGTCCAACAAAATAATGTGAATTGGGCAAGTGCGCAGTTTTGGGGCAGTCAAGGCATCAAAAGAATAATCCTAGCAAGAGAACTAACGCTTGATGAAATAAAAACTATTGTAGAGAAAAATCCTGACATGGAATTTGAAGCGTTTGTGCATGGCGAGATGTGTATTGCATATAGCGGAAGATGTCTGCTTTCTAATTACTTAACAGGTCGTGATGCTAATCAAGGTGCGTGCGCGCAGTCTTGTCGTTGGCAATATAAAGTGCTTGAAGAAAATCTTCGTCCAGGCGAATATCATGACGCGTATGAGGATGAGAACGGCACATACATCATGAATTCTAAAGATTTGTGCGCAATAGAATATCTTAAGGAATTAGCTGATATCGACATATGTTCCTTTAAAGTTGCTGGGAGAAATAAAGGAGTTAATTATGTGGCAATTGTTGCAAAAACCTATCGCCAAGCAATTGACAAGCTTGCTAAAGAAGAAACACCAGACTATGAATCACTCATCAAAGAGCTTGAGTCAGTGGGCAATCGTGGTTTTATTCCTGGTTTTCTAAAAGGTAGGCCAGAAGAACAAGGACAGCGATACGACAAGAACACCATGCTCCAAACCCATGTCTTTACCGGCATTCTTACAAACTATAACAAAGAAACAAAAGAAGCAACCTTTCTTGCCAAAAACAAAACTGATGTTGGCGACACTATCCAAATCATAACACCCACGCAAACAATCACGCACACCATTACTGAGATGAAAAACAGCGAAGAACAACCAATAACATCCATCGCTCCTGGTGCAGGAAAGTTCACCATCACATTACAAGAAGACCAAAACATAGATAGCGATTTCTGCATCGCAAGAAGAGCAGGCAAGCAAAAAAGAAAAGAGTGA
- a CDS encoding Fe-S cluster assembly protein HesB produces the protein MKSPTPAQIKSFQKKILIFYKEEGRHDLPWRHTTDRYKIMVSEIMLQQTQVSRVIEKYNNWIEEFPTPQSLAKATLAQVLKAWSGLGYNARGKRLWDAAKIIVDRHKGTVPKNSETLLSLPGIGPYTARSILIFADNAPLATVDTNIRRILIHEFNLPETTSNKDLFELAEQLLPEGKSRDYHNALMDYGSIKLTSKKSGIKPKTTQSKFAGSRRFYRGQIIKYLTTNKTITLKQAKKLFPNCKHDLQSIFDELIAEKILEVNTRSFFIKN, from the coding sequence ATGAAATCTCCAACACCTGCTCAAATCAAATCCTTTCAAAAAAAAATTCTCATATTCTACAAAGAAGAAGGTCGTCATGATTTGCCGTGGCGCCATACTACTGACCGCTACAAAATAATGGTTTCAGAAATAATGCTCCAGCAAACACAAGTCTCCCGCGTCATCGAGAAATATAATAATTGGATAGAAGAATTTCCCACCCCCCAATCTTTAGCAAAGGCAACGCTCGCACAAGTTCTAAAGGCGTGGTCTGGTCTTGGCTATAATGCTCGAGGAAAGCGATTATGGGATGCTGCAAAAATCATTGTAGACCGACACAAAGGAACGGTCCCAAAGAACTCAGAAACGCTGTTGAGCTTGCCCGGAATTGGCCCTTACACTGCTCGCTCCATTCTTATCTTCGCGGATAACGCGCCACTTGCAACTGTTGACACCAATATTAGACGTATTCTTATTCATGAATTTAATCTGCCAGAAACAACCAGTAACAAAGACTTATTCGAATTAGCCGAGCAACTCCTTCCAGAAGGAAAATCTCGTGATTATCACAACGCCCTCATGGATTATGGCTCAATAAAATTGACAAGCAAAAAAAGCGGTATCAAACCTAAAACAACACAAAGTAAATTTGCTGGTTCAAGAAGATTTTATCGAGGACAAATTATCAAATATCTCACAACAAACAAAACTATAACGCTTAAGCAAGCAAAAAAATTGTTCCCTAATTGCAAACATGACTTACAAAGCATTTTCGATGAGCTTATTGCTGAAAAAATATTAGAAGTTAATACGCGCTCTTTTTTTATAAAGAACTAA
- the tsaD gene encoding tRNA (adenosine(37)-N6)-threonylcarbamoyltransferase complex transferase subunit TsaD: MPDKQLCLGIESTAHTFGVSVVTFDGEVLSNERKLFTTEQGGLIPAELSDHHTDICDEIIKQAVEKAGVTFSELSLISFSQSPGIGHALRIGAAVARSLALQLHIPLIGVNHCIAHLEIGRLKGKPYGESDSEQRCDDPVLLYASGANTQVIAYEGKKYRVFGETLDIGVGNFLDTIARELGLGFPGGPKIQKLASEGENFISLPYGVKGMDVNFAGLQTKLKQLIKDGNHRIEDLCYSIQETVFAMLLEVSERALAHTEKKELLLGGGVACNTRLQEMAHLMCAERGATCFVLPNEFNVDNAAMIAWQGILQHTRGQGSVVGDEGQGSGSGADGLRSGVGGNGQCTEVENSKIDPYLRTDDVDVTWRD; encoded by the coding sequence ATGCCTGACAAACAATTATGCTTAGGAATAGAAAGTACTGCTCACACGTTCGGTGTGAGCGTTGTGACGTTTGATGGCGAAGTGCTTTCTAATGAGCGAAAACTCTTTACTACAGAACAAGGCGGGCTCATTCCCGCTGAACTTTCTGACCATCATACAGATATTTGCGATGAAATCATTAAACAAGCAGTTGAGAAGGCTGGCGTTACGTTTTCTGAGCTGAGTCTTATTTCATTTTCACAAAGTCCAGGCATCGGACACGCGCTTCGTATTGGCGCGGCGGTAGCCCGAAGCTTAGCATTGCAATTGCATATTCCACTTATTGGTGTGAATCATTGCATTGCGCACTTAGAAATTGGTAGACTGAAAGGAAAACCTTACGGCGAGAGTGATTCTGAGCAACGATGCGATGACCCTGTATTGTTATATGCAAGTGGGGCAAATACACAAGTCATTGCATATGAGGGCAAGAAGTATCGCGTGTTTGGTGAAACATTAGATATTGGTGTTGGAAACTTTTTAGATACCATTGCAAGAGAACTTGGTTTAGGTTTTCCTGGCGGACCAAAAATTCAAAAGTTAGCTAGCGAAGGAGAAAATTTTATTTCGCTTCCTTATGGAGTGAAAGGCATGGATGTAAATTTTGCAGGACTTCAAACAAAATTGAAGCAACTTATTAAAGATGGAAACCATCGTATTGAAGATTTATGTTATAGTATTCAAGAAACTGTGTTTGCAATGCTTCTTGAAGTTTCTGAACGAGCACTAGCGCACACAGAGAAAAAAGAATTGCTCTTAGGCGGCGGTGTTGCGTGCAATACTCGACTCCAAGAAATGGCGCACCTGATGTGTGCGGAGCGAGGAGCAACATGCTTTGTTTTGCCCAATGAATTTAATGTGGATAATGCAGCAATGATAGCCTGGCAAGGGATATTGCAGCATACAAGGGGTCAGGGTTCAGTGGTTGGTGATGAGGGTCAGGGTTCGGGGAGTGGTGCGGATGGACTGCGTTCGGGGGTCGGTGGTAATGGTCAGTGTACAGAGGTTGAAAATTCTAAAATCGATCCTTATTTAAGAACAGATGATGTTGATGTAACTTGGCGAGATTAA
- a CDS encoding four helix bundle protein — protein sequence MGRNFKKLKIFHLSYSFLLEIYDVLSLLPDTEQRNMFSQLQRAGTSIVLNIVEGASNVSNKVFFNHLQYSYGSCREVEVLLMLAYDLQYIDKTLFMALSDQLEELKASVYRFMQSVDKEIVKKVPNYTFQ from the coding sequence ATGGGAAGAAATTTTAAGAAATTAAAAATTTTTCATTTATCTTATTCGTTTCTCTTGGAGATTTATGATGTCTTGTCCTTGCTACCTGACACCGAACAGCGCAACATGTTTTCTCAACTCCAACGTGCAGGGACAAGCATCGTTTTAAATATTGTTGAAGGAGCAAGTAACGTGTCAAATAAGGTATTTTTTAATCACTTGCAATATAGTTATGGAAGCTGTCGAGAAGTTGAAGTGCTTCTTATGTTGGCCTATGACTTGCAATATATCGACAAAACTCTTTTTATGGCGTTATCTGATCAACTCGAAGAACTCAAAGCAAGCGTGTATCGATTCATGCAAAGCGTTGATAAAGAAATCGTGAAGAAAGTTCCTAATTACACTTTTCAATAA